The following are from one region of the Salicibibacter kimchii genome:
- the mtnN gene encoding 5'-methylthioadenosine/S-adenosylhomocysteine nucleosidase, with product MKYGVIGAMEEEVEILASQMKHATISKKGGCVFYDGQLNGHEVVLMQSGIGKVNAAIGTTLLIDLYRPDIVINTGVAGGFDPDMTIGDLVISTYVNYNDVDATVFGYTFGQVPGMPNVYHANTDLVEHANTAAVQSGANATSGLILSGDSFMSDEKRVADLRVAFPEAKCSEMEAGAIAQVCYRFQVPFVIIRALSDIVGKDAFESYERFLEKAAKQSANVVQSFMDETSAHR from the coding sequence ATGAAATACGGAGTTATCGGTGCCATGGAAGAAGAAGTGGAGATATTGGCATCACAGATGAAACATGCAACGATCTCAAAAAAGGGAGGTTGTGTTTTTTATGACGGGCAACTGAACGGTCATGAGGTGGTCCTTATGCAATCAGGGATCGGTAAAGTGAACGCGGCGATCGGCACAACTTTGCTGATTGATCTGTACCGTCCGGACATTGTCATCAATACCGGTGTGGCCGGGGGGTTTGATCCGGATATGACGATCGGCGACCTCGTGATTTCCACTTATGTCAACTACAACGATGTGGATGCCACGGTATTCGGCTATACATTTGGGCAAGTTCCCGGCATGCCGAACGTGTATCATGCAAACACCGATTTGGTCGAACATGCGAACACGGCGGCTGTTCAATCGGGGGCGAATGCAACAAGCGGGCTTATTCTTTCCGGGGACTCGTTTATGAGCGATGAAAAGAGGGTTGCTGATCTTCGCGTCGCGTTTCCGGAGGCAAAATGCTCGGAAATGGAAGCTGGAGCCATTGCGCAAGTATGCTATCGTTTCCAGGTTCCTTTTGTCATTATACGAGCGCTAAGCGACATTGTGGGAAAAGATGCTTTCGAATCCTATGAAAGGTTTTTGGAGAAGGCAGCCAAACAATCAGCGAACGTCGTCCAATCCTTTATGGATGAAACAAGTGCACATAGATGA
- a CDS encoding YrhC family protein — MGPSKQDEHLAMKINDYRSFSNIFLMIAAFMSIGWVIPEQSEQMGTIIGLSIWFGLIGASVFCLSLSLKWTREWENS, encoded by the coding sequence ATGGGACCATCGAAACAAGACGAACATTTAGCGATGAAAATAAATGATTACCGATCTTTTTCCAATATCTTTTTAATGATTGCTGCTTTTATGTCCATCGGTTGGGTTATTCCTGAGCAGTCGGAGCAGATGGGCACCATTATAGGCCTTTCTATATGGTTCGGCTTGATTGGCGCCTCTGTTTTCTGTTTATCGCTCAGCCTCAAATGGACCCGTGAATGGGAAAACTCATGA
- a CDS encoding NUDIX hydrolase codes for MTTDINEVFSRLKHRGPGIIGEREAQHAAVAVPIVYEKEQPSILFQIRSHRLKHQPGDISFPGGKMETDDLTSADTAVRELCEETGVKRFNAAHIAPLDKWLTPYGVVIYPHVFSISETSFAPNEEVEELFTVPLHVLMTQIPETYHISSTADIPEDFPYEKIAGGKNYPFRRTVFPEVFYEYEGKHIWGLTARILQHFLRIVDS; via the coding sequence ATGACCACAGACATCAACGAAGTATTTTCTCGACTGAAACATAGGGGACCGGGCATTATCGGTGAACGTGAAGCCCAGCATGCTGCTGTTGCCGTTCCAATCGTATATGAAAAAGAACAACCTTCTATCCTTTTTCAAATCAGAAGCCATCGGTTAAAACACCAACCCGGGGATATCAGTTTTCCGGGAGGTAAAATGGAAACAGACGATCTAACTTCAGCCGATACGGCCGTGCGGGAATTATGTGAAGAAACCGGGGTCAAACGCTTCAATGCCGCTCACATCGCACCTTTGGATAAATGGCTGACCCCGTACGGCGTCGTGATTTATCCGCATGTTTTTTCGATCAGTGAAACGTCTTTTGCCCCTAATGAAGAAGTGGAGGAATTATTCACTGTTCCGCTTCATGTTTTAATGACACAAATACCGGAGACGTATCATATTTCTTCAACCGCGGATATCCCAGAAGATTTTCCATATGAAAAAATCGCCGGCGGAAAAAATTATCCATTCCGACGCACGGTTTTTCCCGAAGTTTTCTATGAATATGAAGGAAAACACATTTGGGGGCTTACCGCCCGAATCCTGCAGCATTTTCTTCGGATCGTAGATTCATGA
- a CDS encoding S9 family peptidase gives MSKRPLEIEDLFKLTQYSDPQIDHSGQTYVFTGRIINENQDYNEHLYVQTVHDGKPRQWTFGNVKDRFPRFSPDDQTIAFLSNRSGIDQLWSMSTNGGAPKQLTYLEHGAGEPYWSPDGRYILFAASVHTDRSLAEQVKKTKEERQKDNKKKDPLRVERLKYKSDAFGLHNQKHQQLVLFDVENQTCEQLTTAKVDHNVSAWSPDGMEIAYTTNLKGDDHIGQDIFIRPLVNREEAKQLTDDGTYHRLSWSPDGTKIACFGHTYDYEGATQNELWIIDASNGKKRALTTSFDHEIGDAMISDFQSGQHNPGPVWENDQSIVFTASRFGRTGLFRAPMNGEVLPIFEDNEHVYAFSLHAKTNTLIAGISSPTDPGNFYVIALDGGEITQRTYANDAHLFDIVLQEPEPVYFSANDGWDIEGWLLYPYNYDPGEKYPLILEIHGGPHAMYGYSFFHELQVLAGKGYAVLYTNPRGSHGYGQHFVDAVRGDYGGNDYTDLMAALEQTLERFSFIDDTRLGVTGGSYGGFMTNWIVSHTNRFKAAVTQRSIANWLSFYGVSDIGYYFTKWEIGEHLLDDPKKLWDHSPLKYAREVETPILILHGEHDLRCPIEQAEQWFTVLNYYGKEAVFVRFPEANHELSRNGPPRLRAARLEEIVHWFNDRL, from the coding sequence ATGTCAAAAAGACCGCTCGAAATTGAAGACTTATTTAAGTTGACGCAGTACTCCGACCCACAGATTGACCACAGCGGACAGACGTATGTGTTCACCGGGCGCATCATCAATGAAAATCAAGATTACAATGAGCATCTCTATGTACAAACTGTCCACGATGGAAAACCCCGGCAATGGACATTCGGAAACGTCAAAGACCGATTTCCGCGCTTTTCCCCGGATGATCAAACGATCGCCTTTTTATCTAATCGGAGTGGAATCGATCAATTGTGGAGCATGTCCACCAACGGTGGTGCGCCGAAACAATTGACTTACTTAGAACATGGGGCCGGCGAGCCCTATTGGTCCCCTGATGGTCGCTACATCTTATTTGCAGCATCCGTGCATACCGATCGGTCTCTCGCAGAACAAGTGAAAAAAACAAAGGAGGAACGGCAAAAAGACAATAAGAAAAAAGATCCGTTAAGAGTCGAACGCCTGAAATATAAATCTGACGCGTTTGGCCTCCATAATCAAAAACACCAACAGCTCGTGCTCTTTGATGTTGAGAATCAAACCTGTGAACAGCTGACAACTGCCAAAGTGGATCATAATGTCAGCGCGTGGTCGCCCGATGGCATGGAAATTGCGTATACGACCAACCTGAAAGGGGATGACCACATCGGTCAAGACATCTTCATCCGACCGCTGGTTAACAGGGAAGAGGCGAAACAACTGACAGACGACGGCACATATCATAGGTTGTCCTGGTCGCCTGACGGCACGAAAATCGCCTGTTTCGGCCATACGTATGACTATGAAGGGGCGACCCAGAATGAATTATGGATCATCGATGCGTCAAACGGGAAAAAACGGGCACTGACTACGAGCTTTGACCATGAAATCGGTGATGCCATGATCAGCGACTTCCAATCGGGGCAACATAATCCGGGGCCTGTCTGGGAAAACGATCAATCCATCGTCTTCACCGCCAGCCGTTTTGGCCGTACTGGTCTTTTCAGAGCCCCCATGAACGGAGAGGTTCTTCCAATTTTTGAAGATAACGAGCATGTTTATGCCTTTTCCTTGCATGCAAAAACGAATACGCTCATCGCGGGGATAAGTAGCCCTACCGATCCGGGGAATTTTTATGTTATCGCCTTAGATGGCGGGGAGATCACACAACGAACATATGCGAATGACGCTCATCTCTTCGATATTGTACTTCAAGAACCGGAGCCGGTTTATTTTTCCGCAAACGATGGCTGGGATATCGAAGGGTGGTTGCTCTATCCTTATAATTATGATCCCGGAGAAAAATACCCCCTTATACTCGAAATCCACGGAGGACCCCATGCCATGTATGGGTATTCGTTTTTTCACGAGCTTCAAGTGTTAGCGGGGAAAGGGTACGCGGTTTTATACACAAACCCAAGGGGTAGTCACGGGTATGGCCAACATTTCGTCGATGCCGTCCGCGGCGATTACGGAGGTAACGACTACACGGATCTCATGGCTGCTCTCGAGCAAACGTTGGAGCGATTCTCGTTCATTGATGACACACGTTTGGGTGTTACCGGCGGAAGTTACGGCGGTTTTATGACGAACTGGATCGTTTCCCATACTAATCGCTTCAAAGCCGCGGTTACTCAACGTTCGATTGCAAACTGGCTGAGCTTCTATGGGGTTAGTGATATCGGTTATTATTTTACAAAATGGGAAATCGGGGAGCACTTACTGGACGATCCGAAGAAACTGTGGGATCATTCGCCGTTAAAATATGCGCGAGAGGTAGAGACGCCCATTCTTATTTTGCACGGCGAGCACGACCTTCGCTGTCCGATTGAGCAAGCGGAACAGTGGTTCACCGTTCTTAACTATTACGGGAAAGAAGCCGTTTTCGTACGTTTCCCCGAAGCAAACCATGAGCTAAGCCGTAATGGACCTCCACGATTGCGGGCAGCGAGACTAGAGGAAATTGTTCATTGGTTTAACGACCGGCTTTAA
- a CDS encoding N-acetylmuramoyl-L-alanine amidase: protein MQRIYIDPGHGGSDTGATGNGLNEKDIVLDIGYQMSVYLRENYEGMYRRMSRTDDTFVSLQGRTDDANSWGADVFISIHVNAFNGSARGFETYIHTSNPTGAANMQSVMHPQILDEMHAFDSSIPDRGAQTANFHVLRETQMSAILTENLFIDQTDDAALLQDPDFIATVAAAHAESVAEYLNLTPIDNGDDGDGEEGFTFQHWDGSIIRHGDQGDHVEELQQRLVDLGYSLPQFGIDAIFGAETAEAVRTFQREAGIGVDGIPGPETHEALENHSNTFAFQHWDGSIIRHGDQGGQVEELQQRLVDIGYNLPQFGVDGIFGTETAGTVRNFQQEAGIGVDGIPGPETYRALQR, encoded by the coding sequence TTGCAAAGAATTTATATTGACCCAGGGCACGGCGGAAGTGATACGGGCGCAACGGGAAATGGATTGAATGAAAAGGATATCGTACTAGACATTGGCTATCAGATGAGTGTCTATCTTCGCGAAAACTATGAAGGCATGTATCGTAGAATGTCCCGAACGGATGACACGTTTGTTTCATTGCAAGGTCGCACCGATGACGCAAACAGTTGGGGGGCTGATGTGTTTATATCGATCCATGTGAATGCATTTAATGGGAGCGCGCGAGGATTTGAAACGTACATTCATACGAGTAATCCGACTGGTGCAGCTAACATGCAGAGTGTTATGCATCCGCAAATTTTGGACGAGATGCACGCATTTGATTCCTCGATTCCCGACCGCGGAGCACAAACGGCCAACTTCCATGTCTTACGTGAAACACAGATGTCGGCGATATTGACGGAAAACTTATTTATTGATCAAACTGACGATGCGGCGCTGCTACAAGATCCGGATTTTATCGCTACGGTGGCTGCAGCTCATGCCGAGTCTGTCGCCGAATATTTGAACTTAACCCCGATTGACAACGGCGATGATGGTGACGGAGAGGAAGGCTTTACGTTTCAACATTGGGATGGATCTATCATTCGCCACGGGGATCAAGGCGATCACGTGGAGGAACTGCAACAACGATTAGTGGACCTCGGGTACAGTCTACCCCAATTCGGTATTGACGCCATTTTTGGCGCTGAAACGGCCGAGGCTGTCCGCACTTTCCAACGTGAAGCCGGAATCGGTGTTGATGGCATTCCCGGACCTGAGACGCACGAAGCGTTGGAGAATCACAGTAACACCTTTGCTTTCCAACATTGGGATGGATCCATCATTCGCCACGGGGACCAAGGGGGTCAAGTGGAAGAACTGCAACAACGCTTAGTGGATATCGGTTACAACCTTCCTCAATTCGGTGTCGATGGCATTTTTGGCACTGAAACGGCCGGTACTGTCCGCAATTTCCAACAGGAAGCCGGTATCGGCGTTGATGGGATTCCCGGCCCAGAGACGTACAGGGCTTTGCAAAGATAA
- a CDS encoding glycosyltransferase: MAWKVNHIKEGERKMTQKKKVCMLVHTHSFLDSRIFQKEAKSLQRNGYDVTMIVPRMKGKLFNVNKKPFNTQFLQKRFVHEGIKIVTYHYEQFKPTVDYMQSKVQSKMIFNNPIINLGLAENADVYHAHEITSLFLGIGIKRALAKQGKETKLIFDSHDLIPDPFDQKPKFLEMGKLLDKMLEEIDQMITVSPSIKAWYISKQPTLPIEIVYNSPPLNRSYKPMPPKANALTVGYEGHVSKEKKGSSDKIFNITKECKRNIENFKFKIIGGVLDGQTLPIPNYLKQNITLSGWVEFHDIPKQMTNVDIGWIDFDDLNKSLNRSYALPNKFFSYLNNGIPVIVNKCHDMEQFIRTHHCGIVLNKTKATGKDYAKAIQYLHENRDVLQQMSTNARKAMVELYNWEKMEQRLLSVYDSLLNQSKRFDIG, encoded by the coding sequence ATGGCTTGGAAAGTGAACCATATTAAAGAAGGAGAGAGGAAAATGACCCAGAAGAAAAAGGTATGTATGCTCGTCCATACGCATTCTTTTCTTGACTCAAGGATCTTTCAAAAAGAAGCAAAGTCTTTGCAACGAAATGGTTATGATGTCACAATGATCGTTCCAAGAATGAAAGGGAAACTATTCAATGTAAACAAGAAGCCGTTTAATACTCAATTTCTCCAAAAACGTTTTGTCCATGAGGGAATCAAGATTGTTACGTACCATTATGAACAGTTTAAGCCCACCGTTGACTATATGCAATCAAAAGTCCAATCAAAAATGATTTTTAATAACCCGATTATCAATTTGGGGCTCGCTGAAAATGCAGATGTTTATCACGCCCATGAGATCACATCATTGTTCTTGGGGATTGGGATTAAACGCGCGCTTGCGAAGCAAGGGAAGGAAACGAAATTAATCTTTGATAGTCACGACCTTATTCCAGATCCCTTTGATCAAAAACCGAAATTTCTGGAGATGGGCAAGCTGTTAGATAAAATGTTAGAAGAAATCGATCAGATGATCACGGTTTCACCTTCGATTAAAGCATGGTATATTTCAAAACAACCTACGTTACCCATAGAAATTGTATATAATTCTCCGCCATTAAACCGATCTTATAAACCAATGCCTCCAAAAGCGAATGCACTTACGGTTGGTTATGAGGGGCATGTTTCTAAGGAGAAGAAAGGCAGTAGCGATAAAATCTTCAATATAACTAAGGAGTGTAAGAGAAACATTGAAAATTTCAAGTTTAAAATTATTGGAGGGGTTTTGGACGGTCAAACACTTCCGATTCCAAATTATCTGAAACAGAATATTACGTTGAGCGGTTGGGTTGAGTTTCACGACATTCCTAAACAGATGACAAATGTGGATATTGGCTGGATTGATTTCGATGATTTGAATAAATCTTTAAATCGCTCATATGCCTTACCTAATAAATTCTTCAGCTATCTTAATAATGGTATCCCTGTTATTGTGAACAAATGTCATGATATGGAGCAGTTTATCCGGACCCACCATTGCGGTATTGTACTCAATAAAACAAAAGCTACTGGAAAGGATTATGCCAAAGCGATTCAATATTTACATGAAAACCGTGATGTATTACAACAAATGAGTACAAATGCCAGAAAAGCGATGGTGGAACTCTATAACTGGGAGAAAATGGAGCAACGGCTGCTCAGCGTTTATGATTCATTGCTAAACCAATCAAAGCGTTTTGATATCGGATAA
- a CDS encoding D-glucuronyl C5-epimerase family protein translates to MSIDMPDFSPRLAKVSKHRYRIKFLGDGYPGKQLNGEVVPHPIYGIYVIRDYLFQYKRTKEKKFYKAAVIVADAVINRMMSFKQTLVFWYKVNSPFNSQNEDYYSALTQAYYAAVFAEMYELTNNPKFKRTARQVYQSLKIPVVEGGVYHHSSKGPSIQEYPMEPNGYVLNGWFTAISSVKKYAETFEDPDADQFWRANLKTIIKLLPLYDAPHLANSRYTLNGTATIKARFAKTDIELQQVQLHIPDEGLYSFSVDSGNTNYDHIIVDRRVAFTEGKIFTKNHNLLLKTLLSRYSFPKENELHLKLRSPINTTMQLFIATPIYSPTPKKRKNKEYLLRTVKIKKGLNNIVVNIDWKGLEDVGQATTFKHFGSKWHNVYHFIHINRLKEFYEITGDERLLTYMTKWTKYVNQWPRIPLYNGLESEPY, encoded by the coding sequence GTGAGTATTGATATGCCAGATTTTTCGCCACGTTTGGCTAAGGTAAGTAAACACCGATATCGAATCAAATTTTTGGGAGATGGATACCCAGGTAAACAATTGAACGGGGAAGTAGTGCCCCATCCAATCTATGGTATTTATGTTATACGGGATTATTTATTTCAGTATAAGCGAACAAAAGAGAAAAAGTTTTACAAAGCTGCAGTCATTGTAGCGGATGCAGTGATTAACCGTATGATGTCATTTAAACAGACACTAGTTTTTTGGTATAAAGTAAATTCCCCATTTAACTCTCAAAATGAAGATTATTATTCAGCACTAACACAAGCTTACTATGCAGCAGTATTCGCTGAAATGTACGAATTGACCAACAATCCTAAATTTAAACGAACCGCAAGGCAAGTATATCAAAGTTTGAAGATACCAGTAGTTGAAGGTGGGGTTTACCATCATTCTTCGAAAGGTCCCAGTATCCAAGAGTATCCAATGGAACCTAACGGATATGTATTGAATGGATGGTTTACGGCAATCTCATCAGTAAAAAAATATGCAGAAACGTTTGAGGATCCTGATGCTGATCAATTCTGGCGAGCAAATTTAAAAACTATCATTAAATTATTGCCCCTCTACGACGCTCCACACTTGGCGAACTCTCGTTATACATTAAACGGGACAGCGACGATTAAAGCGAGATTTGCAAAAACAGACATTGAATTGCAGCAAGTGCAACTGCATATCCCCGATGAAGGGTTATATTCATTTTCCGTGGACTCAGGAAATACGAACTACGACCATATAATTGTAGACAGGAGGGTGGCATTCACAGAGGGGAAAATATTTACGAAGAATCACAATCTCCTTCTAAAAACATTGCTTAGCCGATATTCGTTCCCGAAAGAAAATGAATTGCATCTAAAACTAAGGAGCCCAATCAACACAACGATGCAGCTTTTTATTGCGACTCCAATCTATTCACCTACGCCGAAAAAGAGGAAGAACAAAGAATATTTGCTAAGAACCGTGAAGATTAAAAAAGGGTTGAACAATATAGTCGTTAATATTGATTGGAAAGGACTTGAAGATGTCGGTCAAGCTACAACTTTTAAACATTTTGGTTCTAAATGGCATAACGTTTATCATTTTATCCACATCAACCGTTTGAAAGAATTCTATGAGATTACCGGGGATGAGCGCCTCCTAACCTATATGACTAAATGGACAAAATATGTGAATCAGTGGCCGCGAATCCCTCTTTACAATGGCTTGGAAAGTGAACCATATTAA
- a CDS encoding DapH/DapD/GlmU-related protein, whose product MMTNQPKNLQVGKNVVIHADVWIGDNVKIGDNTVIYSGTEIGNDIEIGANCVLGIIPGSNQRMRKASTNIDPLRIGEGTKIGHLVSIYSGTTLESYNFIGDHASIRENVKVGKETVIGRAALVELNTTIGDRCKIQTLVYVTGDTTIEDDVFIGPCVSMSNDKYMGAKNYSMKGPHIRTEAKIGNNASILPNVTIREKAIVGAGAVVTKDIEKGVTVTGVPAKPLKEGDGD is encoded by the coding sequence ATGATGACGAATCAACCGAAAAATTTACAGGTAGGTAAAAACGTGGTTATCCATGCTGATGTATGGATTGGAGACAATGTCAAGATTGGGGATAACACCGTCATATATTCGGGAACCGAAATTGGCAATGACATAGAAATTGGTGCAAATTGTGTGCTAGGTATTATCCCGGGAAGCAATCAGCGAATGCGTAAGGCGAGTACGAATATAGATCCACTTCGTATCGGGGAAGGGACAAAAATCGGACACCTGGTGTCGATTTATTCAGGTACGACGCTAGAAAGTTATAACTTTATTGGTGATCATGCAAGTATCCGCGAAAATGTTAAGGTTGGCAAGGAGACCGTCATTGGTCGCGCAGCACTTGTTGAGCTAAACACGACGATTGGAGATCGCTGTAAGATACAAACACTGGTTTATGTAACTGGAGATACGACCATTGAAGATGACGTTTTTATTGGCCCATGTGTTTCGATGTCTAACGATAAGTATATGGGTGCAAAAAATTATTCTATGAAAGGTCCTCATATTCGAACCGAAGCGAAAATAGGCAATAATGCGTCGATCCTTCCAAACGTCACGATTAGGGAAAAAGCCATTGTTGGAGCAGGGGCGGTTGTAACGAAGGATATAGAGAAAGGCGTAACTGTAACCGGTGTTCCAGCAAAACCTTTAAAGGAAGGAGACGGGGATTAG
- a CDS encoding glycosyltransferase codes for MKLLYLAKDTQSFVDRNYSYLEQELANHCKLIIWRRPAHITSVLRKMDKEPSMIFIVNDIGSRMEPMVKGLANINIPVAMVVNDVHRFSKLRKRYIEKNKIRHLFSVVRDQFSEIYPEYASNMWWFPHHVETSVFQEEPLEKTIDFLMMGAVNDYYPLRRKILKTFAADQRFVYHPHPGYRSFNKNDQERFFIGRKYVQEINRAKIFFTSPSILRYPVKKYFEVLACKTLLLAPTFPELEDLGFIPGVHFIAVNEDNFKEQAEYYLKNEEERRQISEQGYNFVRKHHSTAIRAKQLFGYLQTIFEKK; via the coding sequence GTGAAGCTTCTTTATCTTGCAAAGGATACTCAATCATTTGTTGATCGAAATTATTCATATTTGGAACAAGAATTAGCAAATCATTGTAAGCTGATAATTTGGCGTAGGCCTGCACACATTACATCGGTTCTAAGAAAAATGGATAAAGAACCGTCCATGATCTTTATCGTGAACGATATCGGAAGTCGAATGGAGCCAATGGTAAAGGGGTTAGCGAATATTAATATTCCAGTAGCGATGGTTGTCAACGATGTACATCGCTTTTCAAAACTTAGAAAAAGATACATTGAAAAAAATAAGATTCGACATCTTTTCTCAGTTGTCCGTGACCAATTTTCTGAAATATATCCAGAATATGCATCGAACATGTGGTGGTTCCCACATCATGTAGAAACCAGTGTGTTCCAGGAGGAGCCATTGGAAAAGACAATTGATTTTCTTATGATGGGCGCAGTAAATGATTATTATCCACTAAGACGGAAAATACTGAAAACCTTTGCCGCTGATCAGCGTTTTGTTTACCATCCTCATCCAGGTTATCGATCTTTTAATAAAAATGATCAAGAACGATTTTTTATTGGGCGAAAGTATGTTCAAGAGATTAATCGGGCAAAGATCTTCTTCACTTCACCTTCGATCTTACGTTATCCGGTAAAAAAATATTTTGAGGTGCTGGCGTGTAAAACACTGTTACTAGCTCCAACTTTCCCTGAATTAGAAGATCTGGGCTTCATTCCTGGTGTTCATTTCATCGCAGTGAACGAAGATAATTTCAAGGAACAAGCAGAATATTACTTGAAAAATGAGGAGGAAAGACGCCAAATTAGTGAACAAGGATACAACTTTGTTCGAAAGCATCATTCAACTGCTATAAGGGCAAAACAACTCTTTGGATATTTACAAACAATATTTGAAAAAAAGTAA
- a CDS encoding Gfo/Idh/MocA family protein, protein MKVGVIGAGNMGENHVRTYLSLSNLCELVGVFDVDQNKSKQIAHKYQVNAFSTIEDLLQQVDAVSITVPTQFHYNVGITCIHHDVHLLMEKPITTTVKEAKDLVTKASEQDVILQVGHIELFNPLIQELKKVLDKEKIITIETHRMSPFGGNRKGADVVHELMIHDLYLIPHFIHEDFHEIYTAGKLLAEYPMHARVLAASETGIIAQLTASYKANKSVRSIQFLTEDAYIIANFLRNELTITQTASKTKGEFPKTMTKSTYAPTFLQPLSIQLADFLTSVQDLRTPTVTGEQGIKALELSKNISDAIKRNS, encoded by the coding sequence ATGAAAGTAGGAGTTATCGGTGCTGGCAATATGGGAGAAAACCATGTGCGTACGTATCTCTCTTTGTCCAACCTCTGTGAATTGGTTGGCGTTTTTGATGTCGATCAAAACAAAAGCAAACAAATCGCGCATAAATATCAAGTGAATGCCTTTTCAACCATAGAGGACTTATTACAACAAGTGGATGCCGTCAGTATTACAGTACCGACGCAGTTTCATTATAACGTTGGTATCACATGCATTCACCATGACGTGCATCTTCTTATGGAGAAACCCATTACAACAACGGTCAAAGAGGCCAAGGATCTGGTTACAAAAGCTTCAGAACAAGATGTTATCCTTCAGGTGGGTCATATTGAACTTTTTAATCCGCTTATTCAAGAACTAAAGAAAGTACTGGATAAAGAAAAAATTATCACTATCGAAACGCATCGAATGTCTCCTTTTGGAGGGAATCGAAAAGGGGCGGATGTCGTACACGAATTAATGATTCACGACCTATATTTAATTCCCCATTTCATTCATGAAGACTTCCATGAAATATATACGGCAGGAAAACTTCTAGCGGAATACCCCATGCATGCAAGGGTACTTGCAGCATCAGAAACAGGTATTATCGCACAGCTTACCGCTAGTTATAAAGCCAATAAAAGCGTGCGGTCTATTCAATTTTTAACAGAAGATGCATACATTATCGCGAATTTCCTAAGAAACGAGCTAACAATAACTCAAACTGCATCAAAAACTAAAGGAGAGTTCCCAAAAACAATGACCAAAAGCACTTATGCTCCTACGTTTTTACAACCATTATCGATTCAACTGGCTGACTTTCTTACCAGTGTGCAAGACTTACGTACACCGACGGTGACAGGGGAACAAGGGATAAAAGCTCTAGAACTATCGAAAAATATCAGCGATGCCATTAAGCGTAATTCTTAG